A stretch of the Pirellulales bacterium genome encodes the following:
- a CDS encoding DUF2312 domain-containing protein — MSIAEHETANAAAIAVEELVDIIERIERLETKKASIGADIRDIYVEAKGAGFDVKALREIIKIRKIDAHKREEQETVLEVYKRALGMDSDLDAEEAA, encoded by the coding sequence ATGAGCATTGCGGAGCACGAGACAGCGAACGCCGCGGCAATTGCGGTCGAGGAACTGGTCGATATCATCGAGAGGATCGAGCGGCTGGAAACGAAAAAAGCTTCGATCGGCGCGGATATACGCGACATCTACGTTGAGGCAAAAGGTGCCGGCTTTGACGTGAAGGCGCTCCGCGAGATTATCAAGATCCGCAAAATCGACGCCCACAAGCGCGAGGAACAAGAGACGGTGCTCGAGGTCTACAAACGGGCGCTGGGCATGGACTCGGATCTGGACGCGGAAGAAGCCGCGTAA
- a CDS encoding DinB family protein, with product MNSKETIRHSIDNADKIVAGYLGDLSDADLLVRPVPGANHIAWQLGHLIAAENMLIDAVVPGSMPKLPEGFAAKHSKETATIDDPKAFLTKDEYLRLMKEHRQGTFKALETFSEADLDKPAPEKFRSYFPQMVDLFLLMGSHSLMHAGQWAVVRRKLGRKPLF from the coding sequence ATGAATTCCAAGGAAACGATTCGTCACAGCATTGATAACGCCGACAAGATCGTCGCAGGTTACCTGGGCGACCTCTCGGACGCCGACTTGTTGGTCCGCCCTGTGCCCGGCGCCAATCACATCGCCTGGCAACTAGGACATTTGATCGCCGCGGAAAATATGCTGATCGACGCGGTCGTGCCGGGTTCGATGCCGAAGCTGCCCGAAGGCTTCGCCGCCAAGCATTCGAAAGAAACCGCCACGATCGACGATCCGAAGGCGTTTCTAACGAAGGACGAATACCTGCGGCTGATGAAAGAGCACCGGCAAGGAACGTTCAAGGCGTTGGAAACATTCTCGGAAGCGGATTTGGACAAGCCGGCGCCCGAGAAGTTCCGCTCCTACTTCCCGCAAATGGTCGATCTGTTCCTGCTGATGGGCTCGCACTCTCTGATGCATGCCGGCCAATGGGCCGTGGTGCGGCGGAAGTTGGGGCGGAAGCCGTTGTTCTAG
- a CDS encoding amidophosphoribosyltransferase: MSELYHECGVAAIYHLPGRTTSPLCLEQGPDQASRLLPRMLLDIQNRGQLSAGMTTYNPERNQLIDTYKELGSVSEVFRLSHRGKCESLMQEYAGRAAIGHVRYATCGAEDRSYAQPFERHHLQRHKWFSFAFNGQLANYQKLRRDLLANGDNHLARETDTEILLHEISHELSGDRDPTLIDLWRNVDRRLDGAYSLVFLNAVGDMLVARDTLGIKPLCYALEGPLFAAASESVALLNLGFAPESIKSLLPGQAITIVDGRFEVQRFAPSPRKAHCFFEWVYFANVASTMDNRSVYLSRTALGEELARLETVPIDEDTIVVPVPDTSKAAADAMAYRLGVPSREGLIRNRYAGRTFIEGSGARKQKAESKYTPLREVLEDKRVLLVEDSIVRSTTMKVLLHRIRELGHAREIHVRVACPPIVAPCFYGIDMSTINELFAPRFLENGVLTAASQARMAEQLGADSLRYLPLESIARAIGFDSDQLCQACLTGEYPTPCGQDLYQIAVTNSKSNVVTRTYESVQAHGS, encoded by the coding sequence ATGAGCGAACTGTACCACGAGTGCGGAGTCGCGGCGATCTATCACCTGCCGGGCCGGACTACCAGCCCGCTGTGCCTCGAGCAGGGGCCTGACCAGGCCTCGCGTTTGCTGCCGCGGATGCTTCTGGATATTCAGAATCGCGGCCAGCTTTCGGCGGGCATGACCACGTACAATCCCGAGCGCAATCAGCTCATCGATACCTATAAGGAATTGGGTAGTGTCAGCGAAGTCTTTCGCCTCAGCCATCGCGGCAAGTGCGAAAGCCTGATGCAAGAGTACGCCGGGCGGGCCGCGATCGGTCATGTTCGCTATGCCACGTGCGGGGCCGAGGACCGCAGCTATGCCCAACCGTTCGAGCGGCACCACCTGCAGCGGCACAAATGGTTCAGCTTCGCCTTCAATGGTCAGTTGGCCAATTATCAGAAACTGCGCCGCGATTTGCTGGCCAACGGTGACAACCACCTGGCCCGCGAGACCGATACGGAAATCTTGCTTCACGAGATCAGCCACGAGCTGTCGGGCGACCGCGATCCGACGTTGATCGATCTGTGGCGCAACGTCGATCGTAGGTTGGACGGCGCTTATAGCCTGGTATTCCTCAATGCCGTGGGGGACATGCTGGTCGCGCGTGACACCTTGGGCATCAAACCCCTTTGTTACGCGCTCGAGGGGCCGTTGTTCGCCGCCGCTAGCGAAAGCGTGGCGCTGTTGAACCTCGGCTTTGCCCCCGAGAGTATCAAATCACTGCTGCCCGGCCAGGCGATCACGATCGTCGACGGCCGCTTTGAGGTGCAACGCTTCGCTCCCAGCCCTCGCAAGGCGCATTGCTTCTTTGAGTGGGTCTACTTCGCCAACGTGGCCAGCACGATGGATAACCGCAGCGTTTATCTCTCGCGCACGGCGCTGGGCGAGGAGCTGGCCCGGCTCGAAACGGTGCCGATCGACGAGGATACAATCGTTGTCCCCGTGCCCGACACCAGTAAGGCCGCGGCCGATGCGATGGCTTACAGGTTGGGGGTACCATCGCGCGAAGGATTGATCCGCAATCGCTACGCCGGCCGAACATTTATTGAGGGATCAGGCGCCCGCAAGCAAAAGGCCGAGAGTAAATACACGCCGCTGCGAGAAGTGCTCGAAGATAAACGGGTGCTGCTGGTCGAGGATTCGATCGTCCGCTCAACCACGATGAAGGTGCTGCTGCACCGCATCCGCGAGTTGGGCCACGCGCGCGAGATTCACGTCCGCGTCGCTTGTCCGCCGATTGTTGCACCATGCTTCTACGGCATCGACATGTCGACGATCAACGAGCTGTTCGCCCCGCGCTTTCTCGAGAACGGCGTGCTGACCGCAGCCAGCCAGGCGCGCATGGCCGAACAGTTGGGAGCCGATTCGCTCCGCTATTTGCCTCTGGAGTCAATTGCCCGCGCGATCGGATTCGACAGCGATCAGCTTTGCCAGGCCTGCCTGACGGGTGAGTATCCGACGCCCTGCGGCCAGGATCTGTATCAGATTGCGGTGACGAATTCGAAATCGAACGTCGTCACCCGCACCTACGAGAGCGTGCAGGCGCACGGGAGCTAA
- a CDS encoding cytochrome c, whose protein sequence is MSRFGQSPSKTASRRTVYGAAALLALILVGFLATWLNPLRAADANISTPDAETAAQRGYRWLTTKAYIPVAHDQATFDDLWKVWEEPLRTKAVKATVEERRKMAFSRYGLTESPNLPGPVAMQYVDAGHGGWSINCLSCHGGKVLGKSIPGLPNSHFAMQTFTDEVRMIKARQGKLTAFELAAAPFPMGNSNGTTNAVMFGVALGFLRDENLNMRPADSAPSFVHHDMDAPPWWNVKKKTYLYIDGFAPKSHRSLMQFLLVPQNDAAKFREWEADFKDLYAWIESLEPPKYPFEVDHALAGKGRAIFEQNCSSCHGTYGEKWTYPNKVVPIEEVGTDRVRLDSLSPEQRYGYQLSWFGQLDDKKVVTNPGGYVAPPLDGIWASAPYLHNGSVPTLWHLFHESERPVVWQRTEDGYDQQKVGLEVTTMSHLPATATTGRDKRRYFDTRLFGKSSGGHTFPEALDEPEKQAVIEYLKTL, encoded by the coding sequence ATGTCGCGTTTTGGACAGTCGCCGTCGAAAACGGCGTCGCGGCGGACGGTTTACGGTGCAGCCGCATTGCTGGCTTTAATCCTTGTCGGGTTCTTGGCGACATGGCTCAACCCGTTGCGGGCGGCGGATGCCAACATTTCGACCCCTGACGCCGAGACCGCGGCTCAGCGCGGTTATCGCTGGCTGACGACCAAGGCCTACATCCCGGTCGCCCACGACCAGGCGACGTTCGACGATTTATGGAAGGTGTGGGAAGAGCCGCTGCGCACCAAGGCGGTCAAGGCCACGGTCGAAGAGCGGCGCAAAATGGCCTTCTCGCGTTACGGTCTGACCGAATCGCCGAACCTGCCCGGCCCAGTGGCGATGCAATATGTCGACGCCGGCCACGGAGGCTGGTCGATCAACTGTCTGTCGTGCCACGGCGGCAAAGTGCTGGGTAAATCGATCCCCGGTTTGCCGAACTCGCACTTTGCCATGCAGACCTTTACCGATGAAGTGCGCATGATCAAGGCCCGGCAAGGGAAGCTCACGGCGTTCGAACTGGCCGCGGCGCCGTTCCCGATGGGGAACTCGAACGGCACGACCAATGCCGTGATGTTCGGCGTGGCTCTCGGTTTTCTGCGCGACGAAAATCTGAACATGCGCCCGGCCGATTCGGCTCCCAGCTTCGTTCATCATGACATGGATGCTCCGCCCTGGTGGAACGTCAAGAAGAAGACATACCTGTACATCGACGGCTTCGCCCCCAAGAGCCATCGCTCGTTGATGCAGTTTCTGCTCGTGCCGCAGAACGACGCGGCGAAGTTCCGCGAATGGGAGGCGGATTTCAAAGATCTGTACGCATGGATCGAATCGCTCGAACCGCCGAAATATCCGTTCGAGGTCGATCATGCGCTGGCCGGAAAAGGGCGCGCGATCTTCGAGCAGAATTGCAGCAGTTGCCACGGCACCTACGGCGAGAAGTGGACGTATCCGAATAAGGTGGTGCCGATCGAGGAAGTGGGCACCGATCGCGTGCGGCTCGATTCGCTCTCGCCCGAGCAGCGCTATGGCTATCAGCTCAGTTGGTTCGGCCAGCTTGATGACAAAAAGGTCGTGACAAATCCGGGCGGATACGTGGCGCCGCCGCTGGACGGCATCTGGGCCTCGGCACCGTATCTGCACAACGGATCGGTGCCCACGCTGTGGCACTTGTTCCACGAAAGCGAACGGCCGGTCGTCTGGCAGCGCACCGAGGATGGTTACGACCAGCAAAAGGTCGGTCTGGAAGTGACGACCATGTCCCACCTGCCCGCCACGGCGACCACCGGCCGGGACAAACGCCGGTACTTCGACACGCGCCTGTTTGGCAAAAGCTCCGGCGGCCACACATTCCCCGAGGCGCTTGACGAGCCGGAGAAGCAGGCCGTGATTGAGTATTTGAAGACGCTGTAG
- the pyrE gene encoding orotate phosphoribosyltransferase, with product MLRKYLLLPQFRSTQSAPEIAVFDKQPLIDLIRAKALKFGDFTLASGKKASFYLDTKQVTLDSAGARLVGSGILDMLVGRMPKAVGGMSIGADPITASIITLAGIRSLPLLGFMVRKEPKGHGTNRYIEGPVQPGDEVVIVEDVVTTGGSSLLAIDRAIEFGMHVQRVIAIVDRLEGGREAFAARGIAMDTLLTIRDFGIEPQA from the coding sequence ATGCTTCGCAAGTACCTGTTGTTGCCGCAGTTTCGCTCAACTCAATCAGCCCCCGAAATCGCCGTGTTTGACAAACAGCCCCTCATCGACCTGATTCGCGCCAAGGCCCTCAAATTCGGCGACTTCACGCTGGCATCGGGCAAAAAGGCAAGTTTTTACCTCGATACCAAGCAGGTCACCCTCGATTCGGCAGGGGCCCGGCTCGTCGGGTCCGGGATTCTCGACATGCTCGTCGGCCGGATGCCGAAGGCCGTGGGCGGGATGTCGATCGGGGCTGACCCGATTACCGCATCGATTATTACCCTGGCCGGTATTCGCAGCCTTCCGCTCCTGGGTTTCATGGTCCGCAAAGAGCCGAAGGGGCACGGCACGAACCGTTACATAGAAGGTCCGGTCCAGCCGGGGGACGAAGTCGTGATCGTCGAGGACGTCGTCACCACCGGCGGCTCGTCGCTGTTGGCCATCGATCGGGCCATCGAGTTCGGCATGCACGTCCAACGGGTGATAGCAATCGTCGATCGGCTCGAAGGAGGGCGCGAAGCCTTCGCCGCGCGCGGGATTGCGATGGACACCCTGCTGACGATCCGCGATTTTGGTATCGAGCCGCAGGCCTAA
- a CDS encoding dockerin type I domain-containing protein: MANVGNLYLHFIDGGRGDNDLAKNNEIRAIGGPAIQLNGTSLPPGDLTHDGIVNMQDLAVVSSRWLQTGANNPGDVNSDGIVNAQDIALISSNWLKTTTSSAGAQSLVSVQSPSVIEVKPVATVNASTIVAATANSITQPSAVPSAGPTTNNDIAAGPTSISSTAITVRDSWNVPSVSKGAKTVLGAAPAIAPVPDSAASAITTHAQAVDRLASSLGGLIALDEPAAIEDMPSTPGEDGDFDWLNVAGCRGRNRRPW; this comes from the coding sequence ATGGCGAATGTCGGCAATCTCTATCTGCACTTCATCGACGGCGGCAGAGGAGACAACGACCTGGCGAAGAACAACGAGATTCGTGCCATCGGCGGCCCCGCGATCCAACTCAATGGAACAAGCCTGCCGCCTGGCGATCTCACCCACGATGGCATTGTCAACATGCAGGACCTTGCTGTCGTCTCATCTCGCTGGTTGCAAACCGGAGCGAACAATCCGGGCGACGTGAACAGTGATGGAATTGTGAATGCCCAAGACATTGCCCTGATCTCTTCTAACTGGTTGAAAACGACGACGTCGTCGGCTGGAGCACAGTCGCTCGTGAGCGTTCAATCGCCATCTGTGATCGAGGTCAAACCTGTGGCAACGGTCAACGCCTCTACGATCGTCGCCGCCACGGCGAACAGCATCACTCAGCCATCTGCCGTGCCAAGCGCCGGCCCCACAACGAATAATGACATCGCCGCCGGGCCGACGAGTATCAGCAGCACCGCGATTACCGTCCGTGACTCGTGGAATGTGCCGAGTGTCTCGAAGGGAGCAAAAACAGTGCTCGGCGCCGCGCCGGCGATCGCGCCAGTACCAGATTCCGCAGCAAGCGCAATCACGACTCATGCGCAGGCCGTGGATCGCCTAGCTTCATCTTTGGGGGGCCTGATCGCCCTCGATGAACCAGCTGCGATCGAAGATATGCCTTCGACACCAGGCGAAGACGGCGATTTCGATTGGCTCAACGTCGCGGGCTGCCGCGGCCGGAACCGGCGCCCGTGGTGA
- a CDS encoding sugar O-acetyltransferase: protein MDKRFTPDGRTNRERMLAGDQYICDDPQLIREGNLAADLFAQYNATPAEDQGKRDRILLELLGSVGAGTVIRPPFYCDYGYNIFVGARSFANCGLMALDVGRITIGEDVQIGPNVQLLTPTHPLEAGPRRAKWEGSQPITIGNNVWLGGGVIVCPGVTIGENTVVGAGAVVVHDLPPNVLAVGNPVRVIRELR from the coding sequence ATGGATAAACGGTTTACTCCTGATGGTCGAACGAATCGCGAGCGCATGCTAGCCGGGGATCAGTACATCTGTGACGATCCACAATTGATCCGCGAAGGAAACCTCGCTGCGGACCTCTTCGCCCAATACAACGCGACGCCGGCCGAGGATCAAGGTAAACGCGATCGCATTCTGCTCGAACTGCTGGGCAGCGTTGGTGCCGGTACCGTGATCCGACCACCGTTTTATTGCGACTACGGCTATAACATTTTCGTCGGCGCGCGATCATTTGCCAATTGCGGGCTTATGGCGCTTGACGTCGGCCGCATCACGATTGGCGAAGACGTGCAGATCGGCCCAAACGTGCAACTACTGACGCCGACCCATCCGCTCGAAGCAGGACCGCGGCGGGCCAAATGGGAAGGTTCTCAGCCGATAACGATCGGCAACAACGTCTGGCTCGGCGGCGGCGTAATCGTCTGCCCAGGCGTAACGATCGGTGAAAACACCGTGGTCGGCGCCGGCGCCGTGGTCGTGCATGATCTGCCGCCGAATGTGCTGGCCGTGGGCAATCCAGTCCGGGTAATTCGCGAATTACGCTGA
- a CDS encoding sulfite exporter TauE/SafE family protein — MLLDNALLCLSAVLAGAMNAIAGGGTLVTFPALYAILGTSGEAARIANCTNTVALLPGALAAAWGYRRELSASRRWMVWLAAPSILGGLIGSLLLTEFSPDTFKKLVPWLILTAALLFAIQPYVARWTGIGKPHATPTRQTIAAIISFHFLVSVYGGYFGAGIGILMLSALAMMGLSDIHVMNGLKTVLNALINGVSAVWFIWKQDVNWHYALMMMVAAIIGGYFGAHVARRLDKNVVRRIVVVIGFSLAAYEFYRQVKGA, encoded by the coding sequence ATGCTGCTCGATAACGCCCTGCTTTGTTTGTCCGCGGTACTGGCCGGTGCCATGAACGCCATTGCCGGCGGCGGCACGTTGGTGACTTTTCCCGCCCTGTACGCAATCCTGGGTACGTCTGGCGAGGCAGCTCGCATTGCCAATTGCACGAACACTGTGGCGCTGCTGCCCGGGGCACTTGCAGCCGCCTGGGGGTACCGGCGCGAGCTGTCGGCATCACGGCGCTGGATGGTCTGGCTGGCGGCGCCGAGCATCTTGGGCGGCCTGATCGGGTCGCTGTTGTTGACCGAGTTTTCGCCCGACACTTTTAAAAAGCTGGTGCCATGGCTGATCCTGACCGCGGCGCTATTGTTCGCCATCCAGCCCTACGTCGCGCGTTGGACCGGCATTGGCAAGCCTCACGCGACGCCGACCAGGCAAACAATCGCCGCGATCATCAGCTTTCATTTTCTGGTCTCGGTTTACGGCGGCTACTTCGGCGCCGGAATTGGCATCCTTATGCTGTCGGCACTGGCGATGATGGGGCTTTCGGACATTCACGTCATGAATGGGCTGAAGACCGTGCTGAACGCTCTGATCAACGGCGTCTCGGCCGTGTGGTTCATTTGGAAACAAGACGTCAACTGGCACTATGCCTTGATGATGATGGTCGCAGCGATCATCGGGGGATATTTCGGCGCACATGTCGCCCGACGTCTCGATAAGAACGTCGTCCGCCGCATCGTGGTCGTGATCGGATTTTCGCTGGCGGCCTATGAGTTCTATCGCCAGGTGAAGGGGGCGTGA
- the kdsB gene encoding 3-deoxy-manno-octulosonate cytidylyltransferase, translating into MSQAQFVPRIHSTSLIVIPARLASSRLPRKMLLCETGKSLIQHTFEAASRASRPIGVCVATDHAEILDEVTRFGGQVEMTSESCASGTDRVAEIARRRPDIDIFVNVQGDEPELAGHSVDLVVELLERDPRLQMSTLATPIRRREQLLDPACVKVVFDSHGRALYFSRYPIPFVREWRDELLNENPPNFFQHVGLYAYRRDFLLQIAQMPPARIEQLEKLEQLRVLDAGHSIAVGVVDEPTVGIDTPEDYAAFVRRANTR; encoded by the coding sequence ATGTCGCAAGCGCAGTTCGTTCCACGCATCCATTCGACGAGCCTGATCGTGATTCCGGCCCGGCTGGCTTCGAGCCGCCTGCCGCGCAAAATGCTGTTGTGCGAGACAGGCAAGTCACTGATTCAGCACACGTTCGAGGCGGCCAGCCGTGCATCGCGTCCGATAGGCGTTTGTGTGGCAACCGACCACGCCGAGATTCTGGACGAGGTCACTCGATTTGGCGGCCAGGTCGAGATGACCAGCGAATCTTGCGCCAGCGGTACCGACCGTGTGGCCGAGATTGCCCGGCGCCGGCCGGACATCGATATCTTCGTGAACGTGCAAGGGGACGAGCCAGAGTTGGCAGGGCACTCGGTCGACCTGGTCGTCGAACTCTTGGAACGCGACCCGCGCCTGCAAATGTCGACACTAGCCACGCCCATTCGGCGGCGCGAGCAACTACTCGACCCGGCGTGCGTCAAAGTGGTATTCGACAGCCACGGGCGGGCACTGTATTTCAGCCGCTACCCGATCCCCTTCGTGCGCGAGTGGCGCGACGAACTGCTCAATGAAAATCCGCCAAATTTTTTCCAGCACGTCGGGCTGTACGCGTATCGACGCGATTTTCTGCTGCAAATCGCCCAGATGCCTCCGGCGCGAATCGAGCAGCTCGAAAAACTCGAGCAGTTGCGCGTGCTCGACGCTGGGCATTCGATCGCGGTCGGCGTGGTCGACGAGCCGACTGTCGGCATCGATACGCCCGAGGATTACGCCGCATTTGTACGACGGGCGAACACCCGCTAA